One genomic segment of Candidatus Hydrogenedentota bacterium includes these proteins:
- a CDS encoding MFS transporter, with protein MIASQSNNGSEFLRIEGLALFLGCIAIQLITEVMTQWGAYFYSPPSGGGSIVYVAIGLAGTMFVVTYIVSALSDPLIALWSDRTDTRGRRRLVPLAGRRRPFIFWGSIGVTVTGILFWHPPLAHTSIANFLYGTAILCIHWGLFVAMCTTPFNALGPEIARTKEGRVRIGTWIAAGMIVGLAIAEIAPGILVDLLAPARTEPLPEDGIVPVSPEGFQRMAILFSAIALLFFQFTVWTVRERYHSEDQSVIAPPLAVVAQTLRNTVFLRYILIFFLFNLGYLAVQRVLPYWAKVGLHGTESTVSLLMAPYIVFALLALALTDRLSRYLPVKWMIFLSLAIITSGLPMMYVIGVCGLSDHVKTLLGAALFAYCGIGQGMQYVLLTPMIGEIIDYDERRSGERREAIYQSVSGLAWKGSQALSVYVATLTMGFWGNSIENPTGIFLVGPIAGLFGLCAMAVCWTYPVLHVTRESPEKE; from the coding sequence ATGATTGCATCCCAATCCAACAATGGAAGTGAATTTTTACGGATCGAGGGGCTGGCGCTTTTCCTGGGCTGCATCGCCATTCAACTCATTACCGAGGTCATGACCCAGTGGGGCGCGTATTTCTATTCGCCCCCATCCGGCGGCGGCAGCATCGTATACGTCGCCATCGGCCTGGCCGGCACGATGTTCGTCGTCACCTACATCGTTTCGGCCTTGTCGGATCCGCTCATCGCCTTGTGGTCCGACCGGACCGACACCCGCGGACGCCGGCGGCTGGTTCCCCTCGCGGGCCGGCGACGCCCCTTCATTTTCTGGGGCTCCATTGGAGTAACGGTTACCGGCATCCTGTTCTGGCATCCGCCGCTTGCGCACACTTCCATCGCCAATTTCCTTTACGGCACGGCCATCCTGTGCATTCACTGGGGACTTTTTGTAGCCATGTGCACGACGCCGTTCAATGCGCTCGGCCCGGAAATCGCCCGGACGAAAGAAGGCCGCGTCCGCATCGGCACGTGGATTGCCGCCGGCATGATTGTCGGTCTGGCCATTGCCGAAATTGCGCCGGGCATCCTTGTGGACCTGCTCGCCCCCGCACGGACCGAACCCCTGCCCGAAGACGGCATCGTCCCCGTGTCGCCGGAAGGATTCCAACGCATGGCGATCCTCTTTTCGGCGATAGCGCTGCTCTTTTTCCAGTTCACCGTCTGGACCGTCCGGGAACGATACCACTCGGAAGATCAATCGGTAATCGCCCCGCCGCTCGCCGTTGTCGCGCAAACCCTGCGCAATACCGTATTCCTTCGCTACATCCTTATTTTCTTTCTATTCAACCTCGGTTACCTCGCGGTGCAGCGCGTCCTGCCGTACTGGGCCAAGGTGGGGCTTCACGGAACCGAAAGCACCGTCTCGCTGCTCATGGCGCCGTATATCGTCTTCGCGCTGCTGGCTCTTGCGCTGACCGATCGCCTGTCCCGTTACCTGCCCGTCAAATGGATGATCTTCCTCTCGCTCGCAATCATCACCTCCGGCCTTCCCATGATGTACGTCATCGGCGTCTGCGGCTTGAGCGACCACGTAAAGACCCTACTCGGCGCGGCCTTGTTTGCCTATTGCGGCATCGGCCAGGGCATGCAGTACGTTCTTCTGACGCCCATGATCGGCGAAATCATTGACTACGACGAGCGCCGTTCCGGCGAACGCCGCGAAGCCATCTATCAAAGCGTCAGCGGCCTCGCATGGAAAGGTTCCCAGGCGCTCTCCGTTTATGTCGCGACGCTGACAATGGGCTTTTGGGGAAATTCAATCGAAAACCCCACCGGCATCTTCCTTGTCGGTCCCATCGCCGGACTCTTCGGACTCTGCGCCATGGCCGTCTGCTGGACCTATCCCGTCCTCCACGTCACACGCGAAAGCCCCGAAAAAGAGTGA
- a CDS encoding glucose-1-phosphate adenylyltransferase, whose protein sequence is MKRGSGKKAGGGQSAKKQVDLVIGHDVMEQVGAIVLGGGRGTRLYPLTALRAKPAVPLLGRYRLVDVPLSLCIHSGIKRIMVLTQFNSASLHRHIGNSYQFDHFSRGFVEILAAEQTMESGDWYQGTADAVRKQLRHIRDLDASHYLILSGDHLYSMDYRTLMRTHLENDADITVATVPVGAQAARGFGIMKVYNTGRIREFVEKPATAAQLEPLATPPALFARFGLKTDHRYLASMGIYLIRAGVLETILRERPDWIDFGKHVIPYSLRERRVFAHPFDGFWEDIGTVRSYYEVHMRMVSPNVPFRMFDQDRLFYTHPRLLPGSRFQDARIRDSIVCEGCRIRNASIQRSVIGIRSLVNDRVSINRSVIMGADYLEVRHPDAAVPMGIGEGSIISCAIVDKNARIGKNVVIRGSKRLADCDGDGYAVRDGIVVVMKNAVIPDGTHVE, encoded by the coding sequence GTGAAACGCGGATCAGGCAAGAAGGCAGGCGGCGGGCAATCCGCCAAGAAACAGGTGGATCTGGTCATTGGACACGACGTCATGGAACAGGTGGGAGCGATTGTCCTGGGCGGCGGCCGGGGCACGCGCCTGTATCCGCTGACGGCCCTGCGCGCAAAACCGGCCGTTCCGCTACTGGGACGCTACCGCCTCGTGGATGTTCCCCTGAGCCTGTGCATCCATTCCGGCATCAAGCGCATCATGGTCCTCACCCAATTCAACAGCGCCTCGCTCCACCGGCACATCGGCAACAGTTACCAGTTCGACCATTTTTCACGGGGATTCGTCGAAATTCTCGCCGCGGAACAGACCATGGAAAGCGGCGACTGGTACCAGGGCACGGCGGACGCCGTCCGCAAGCAATTGCGCCACATTCGTGACCTTGATGCGTCGCATTACCTCATTTTGTCGGGCGATCACCTGTACAGCATGGATTACCGGACGCTGATGCGCACCCATCTCGAAAACGACGCGGACATCACGGTCGCCACAGTGCCCGTGGGGGCACAGGCGGCGCGCGGATTCGGCATTATGAAAGTCTACAATACCGGGCGCATCCGCGAATTTGTCGAGAAACCCGCCACCGCCGCCCAACTCGAGCCTCTCGCGACGCCCCCGGCGCTGTTCGCCCGTTTCGGGCTGAAGACGGATCATCGCTATCTGGCCTCGATGGGCATTTACCTGATTCGCGCCGGCGTCCTCGAAACCATCCTTCGCGAACGTCCGGATTGGATTGATTTCGGCAAGCACGTCATCCCCTACTCGCTGCGAGAACGCAGGGTTTTCGCGCATCCCTTCGATGGATTCTGGGAAGACATCGGCACCGTGCGCTCGTATTACGAAGTCCACATGCGCATGGTATCGCCCAATGTGCCGTTCCGCATGTTCGATCAGGATCGCCTGTTTTATACGCATCCGCGCCTCCTGCCCGGTTCGCGTTTTCAGGACGCGCGCATCAGGGACTCGATCGTCTGCGAAGGGTGCCGCATACGCAACGCCTCGATTCAGCGATCGGTCATCGGCATCCGCAGCCTCGTCAACGATCGTGTAAGTATCAATCGCAGCGTAATCATGGGCGCGGACTATCTCGAAGTTCGCCATCCCGACGCGGCCGTTCCGATGGGCATCGGCGAAGGCTCGATCATCTCGTGCGCCATCGTGGATAAAAACGCCCGCATCGGAAAGAACGTCGTCATTCGCGGATCGAAACGGCTGGCCGATTGCGACGGCGACGGATATGCCGTCCGCGACGGCATCGTCGTCGTAATGAAGAACGCTGTCATTCCGGACGGCACGCATGTCGAGTAG
- a CDS encoding FG-GAP-like repeat-containing protein, producing MFALASFFMSWLVSAPGDWPEVRQNAHLTACQPMPGAMRAAPECDAKFDLGRSQPPLTIVKGAHGPRALAVVAGALHAYEPSGALLWTSHPSGLNFTTIVSADDFDGDGQPDILLSAGRPAEPFGAAVIVSLADGAVRWRYDVEPMSYAWYLYAGDYLPDTASKQIAVIVHAYPPDKDNGYMALFASPHSGEPPQQKWRYDFSEYTCFPSFLQTDLDGDGVKELAVETHSRMWLLDAVTGAVKQFLEWDVSPGNVRSYGHVEFVDLDKDGREDFLCIANFAQHHEVLLNRGGKLEKAWHYGWPESVTTGKVATVWAEPPHADIDGDGRYEIVLSMFNAENDRAWQVRVYDAVSGAVKYRYAGMIVAACADLDGDTMVEILGNASSDPSQTVLSGAHALKVKDGALAPVWSDDTAKVLPHKAQAHIERDGAVLVLALDADGAAHTTPWRPPAQEEKPDCSAIPATQGPPLPTLLAADVNSDGINELIVYQEPRMRVLHWETGILSPLAEYESSAPPAFADFNGDGKTDLALVHVAAGQTPMVEVVSPALENKQLWQTVFPPSDRTGLPQPRKAYARTIRLTGKTTPDLYVWAGAPIVRSAGMDGQTGAILWDKGESPNIERYWGPSVNFASTFDFNHDGKEDLLFTNPDYYCIADGPTGAPLLGPLYPPEIFKQPSQGLYTYPAILERKGQPPVACLVAGHYFQAGMTLNADPLWHTLPRVGENRSGMEAFMRASDGTWLMGFGRQNGRFACLDAATGQVRWELPVDAACSDAAACDIDGDGRFEFVFGTSHGQLMAVGDNGTTGQILWKSEDLPAVVGAPIIADLDSDGRCEIACAASDGYVRVFAAPVNRP from the coding sequence ATGTTTGCACTGGCGTCGTTTTTCATGTCGTGGCTCGTTTCGGCTCCCGGCGATTGGCCGGAAGTGCGCCAGAACGCTCATTTGACGGCCTGCCAACCCATGCCGGGCGCGATGCGCGCCGCGCCTGAATGCGACGCGAAATTCGACTTGGGCCGTTCACAGCCGCCGCTCACGATCGTGAAAGGAGCCCACGGTCCGCGGGCGTTGGCCGTCGTGGCCGGCGCGCTCCACGCGTACGAACCCTCCGGCGCGCTGTTGTGGACATCTCATCCATCCGGCCTCAACTTTACCACGATCGTATCGGCCGATGATTTCGACGGCGATGGACAACCCGACATCTTGCTGTCCGCGGGACGCCCCGCGGAACCGTTTGGGGCTGCGGTGATCGTCTCGTTGGCCGACGGCGCGGTGCGCTGGCGATACGATGTCGAACCCATGTCGTACGCATGGTATCTTTACGCGGGCGATTACCTCCCCGATACGGCATCCAAGCAAATCGCCGTCATCGTGCACGCCTATCCGCCGGACAAGGACAACGGATACATGGCCTTGTTTGCCTCGCCCCATTCCGGCGAGCCTCCGCAACAGAAATGGCGGTACGACTTTTCCGAATACACCTGTTTTCCGTCTTTTCTCCAAACCGATCTGGACGGCGACGGCGTAAAGGAACTCGCGGTCGAAACCCATAGCCGGATGTGGCTTCTCGATGCGGTTACCGGGGCCGTCAAGCAATTCCTGGAATGGGATGTTTCACCAGGCAATGTTCGCAGCTATGGCCATGTCGAATTCGTTGACCTCGACAAAGACGGACGCGAGGATTTCCTGTGCATCGCGAATTTCGCACAACATCATGAAGTCCTGTTGAACCGGGGCGGAAAACTCGAAAAGGCATGGCATTACGGTTGGCCGGAAAGTGTGACGACCGGCAAAGTGGCGACGGTTTGGGCTGAACCGCCCCACGCGGACATAGACGGCGACGGGCGATATGAAATCGTCCTTTCGATGTTCAATGCCGAAAACGACCGTGCGTGGCAAGTCCGCGTGTACGATGCCGTATCGGGCGCGGTCAAGTACCGGTATGCCGGCATGATCGTCGCGGCTTGCGCCGATCTCGATGGCGATACCATGGTGGAAATTCTTGGCAATGCGAGTTCCGATCCGAGCCAGACGGTCTTGTCCGGAGCGCATGCGCTGAAGGTGAAGGACGGGGCGTTGGCGCCGGTGTGGAGCGACGACACGGCAAAGGTCCTGCCGCACAAGGCCCAAGCGCATATTGAACGCGATGGCGCGGTCCTCGTGCTGGCGCTTGACGCGGACGGCGCGGCGCATACCACGCCGTGGCGCCCTCCCGCACAGGAAGAAAAACCGGATTGCAGCGCGATTCCCGCGACGCAAGGTCCACCGTTGCCCACGTTGCTCGCCGCCGATGTCAATAGCGACGGCATCAATGAACTGATTGTCTATCAGGAACCACGCATGCGCGTCTTGCATTGGGAGACCGGGATCCTCTCGCCTCTGGCTGAATACGAGAGTTCCGCGCCGCCCGCCTTCGCCGACTTCAACGGCGACGGCAAAACCGACTTGGCGCTCGTTCATGTCGCTGCCGGGCAAACTCCCATGGTTGAAGTCGTCTCGCCGGCGCTCGAAAACAAACAACTGTGGCAAACGGTTTTTCCGCCTTCCGATCGAACGGGACTTCCGCAACCCCGCAAGGCATACGCAAGGACAATCCGCCTAACCGGAAAAACAACACCCGATCTGTACGTCTGGGCCGGGGCGCCCATCGTGCGCAGCGCCGGCATGGACGGGCAAACGGGCGCCATCTTGTGGGACAAGGGCGAATCGCCGAATATCGAGCGTTACTGGGGACCCAGCGTCAACTTCGCTTCCACGTTCGATTTCAACCATGACGGCAAAGAAGACCTCCTATTCACCAACCCGGACTACTACTGCATCGCGGACGGCCCAACCGGCGCTCCGCTGTTGGGGCCCCTATATCCGCCCGAAATTTTCAAGCAACCCAGCCAGGGGCTGTACACCTATCCGGCTATATTGGAACGAAAGGGTCAGCCGCCGGTGGCATGCCTTGTGGCAGGGCACTATTTCCAAGCGGGCATGACGTTGAACGCCGATCCCCTGTGGCACACGCTGCCGCGTGTCGGCGAGAATCGCTCGGGTATGGAAGCCTTTATGCGGGCGTCCGACGGCACATGGCTTATGGGGTTTGGACGCCAAAACGGGCGCTTTGCGTGTCTCGATGCCGCCACGGGCCAAGTCCGCTGGGAACTCCCGGTTGATGCGGCCTGCTCGGATGCCGCGGCGTGCGACATTGACGGCGATGGCCGTTTCGAGTTTGTGTTCGGCACAAGCCACGGACAGTTGATGGCGGTGGGGGATAACGGCACGACAGGACAAATCCTCTGGAAAAGCGAAGACCTTCCAGCGGTTGTGGGAGCGCCCATTATCGCCGATCTCGATAGCGACGGACGTTGCGAGATCGCCTGCGCGGCCTCCGATGGTTACGTGCGCGTCTTTGCGGCTCCGGTAAACAGGCCATAG
- a CDS encoding glycosyltransferase family 39 protein, translated as MNDSVFSARQAANARERWALAAIVLLGLALRLLWLGSRPYWQDEVHGLIAGEDLLKMFQGNMLANHPPLTYVLVQAWRWLGMDHTEWTMRLLPALTGTATLVAVYFLGKRLGGVRAGLAAAFLLAVNPLHVHHSQELKEYIYLPGVVCVMGYCLFEAAESNRPRWWAAYAFTAGLACHTELFAAPLLVALNLWMLIRLRKHGNRFTGWILGNAGGALLVAPVLPLILKKTQDTLLLAPDWWVPAPNPMTFLFFLKAIAFGYSDLKPYFYFAMILFHLLVAAGFVVVWKRNRYAALFLGMWFVLPVLMIYALSHVTQSAFLIRSMIPYAMALFVLAGMAVAAFRPASLGIAAAGTVALIGAFSLNERYHERFPLHEMPHRPGVHPAMDSDRAARFIADRWQEGDVVVHGGVASYLPFYWYGFRERLMYTGSPSAAFRKYVERSTPRNTDDVVMDRYFPHFPYPVVKDKRRIWFVFAEWEREHFPKNPMDTWRWMDAHLVETLHQSFKNIEVFLYVNNAAGEPIHAIARTRDDGVSADLTYAGAMNGPYTKTRPDAGLVACPIEARRGNLELRFDDAAGGEPFRMVSGDAPARTIGFAIENRSGAPVHCEVHLVASDVLVDLASLIENNPERDVWRIAPLYNTEPPPREYEISVPSATLRSGADTLLGDVALPAGEFIPMIYVLGTPGERAASRAEFDVWIGNSNLFGPELRNREDLGGWHWVRSQPVAIPEGLSTIPIRVEARPNPGLPESYVNIGWLALIKTTRMKDMRPESPVCTAWPGEIVVPARQTYRARVEIEADIPRVDIWVYEHGEDGRAYRIFRLLQ; from the coding sequence ATGAACGACTCGGTGTTTTCCGCCCGGCAGGCGGCCAATGCCCGCGAGCGATGGGCGCTGGCGGCCATCGTGTTGTTGGGTTTGGCGCTGCGCCTGCTCTGGTTGGGGTCGCGTCCCTATTGGCAGGACGAAGTGCATGGCCTGATCGCCGGCGAAGATCTCCTGAAAATGTTCCAGGGCAACATGCTGGCGAATCATCCGCCGCTGACCTATGTGCTGGTTCAGGCGTGGCGTTGGCTGGGAATGGACCACACCGAATGGACGATGCGCCTCCTTCCGGCGTTGACGGGCACGGCGACCTTGGTTGCGGTGTATTTTTTGGGCAAGCGTCTGGGAGGCGTGCGCGCAGGCCTTGCCGCGGCATTCCTGCTCGCGGTCAATCCCCTGCATGTGCACCATTCCCAAGAACTCAAGGAATATATTTACCTTCCGGGCGTGGTGTGCGTCATGGGCTACTGCCTGTTCGAAGCCGCCGAAAGCAACCGGCCCCGGTGGTGGGCCGCCTATGCCTTTACGGCCGGTCTGGCATGTCATACCGAACTGTTCGCCGCCCCGTTGCTGGTGGCGCTCAATCTGTGGATGCTGATCCGGCTGCGCAAACACGGGAATCGTTTCACGGGCTGGATCCTCGGAAATGCCGGGGGGGCGTTGTTGGTCGCGCCGGTGCTGCCCCTGATCCTCAAAAAAACGCAGGACACGCTTTTGTTGGCGCCGGACTGGTGGGTCCCGGCGCCGAATCCCATGACGTTCCTGTTTTTCCTTAAGGCCATTGCATTCGGCTATTCGGATCTGAAGCCCTATTTCTATTTCGCCATGATCCTGTTCCATCTGCTCGTGGCCGCCGGATTCGTCGTGGTATGGAAACGCAACCGGTACGCGGCGTTGTTTCTGGGCATGTGGTTTGTGCTGCCGGTCCTCATGATTTACGCGCTGTCCCACGTCACCCAGAGCGCATTTCTGATTCGTTCGATGATCCCGTATGCCATGGCGCTCTTCGTGCTTGCGGGCATGGCGGTCGCGGCCTTTCGGCCGGCCTCGTTGGGGATCGCCGCGGCAGGAACGGTGGCGTTGATCGGGGCCTTTTCGCTGAATGAACGTTACCACGAGCGTTTTCCGCTCCATGAAATGCCGCACCGGCCGGGCGTGCATCCCGCGATGGACTCGGACCGCGCGGCCCGGTTCATTGCGGACCGGTGGCAGGAGGGCGACGTGGTTGTCCACGGCGGCGTGGCGTCGTATCTGCCCTTTTACTGGTACGGCTTCCGCGAACGGCTGATGTATACCGGATCGCCCAGCGCGGCCTTTCGGAAATATGTGGAACGAAGCACGCCGCGCAACACGGACGATGTGGTGATGGACCGCTATTTTCCGCATTTCCCCTATCCCGTCGTGAAGGACAAGCGCCGGATTTGGTTCGTTTTCGCGGAATGGGAACGGGAACATTTCCCGAAAAATCCCATGGATACCTGGCGATGGATGGATGCGCATCTCGTCGAAACGCTTCATCAGTCCTTCAAGAACATCGAAGTGTTCCTCTACGTCAACAATGCCGCGGGCGAACCCATCCATGCGATCGCGCGCACCCGCGACGACGGCGTCTCCGCCGATTTGACGTATGCCGGCGCCATGAATGGGCCGTATACCAAGACACGCCCGGATGCGGGACTGGTTGCGTGTCCCATCGAGGCGCGCCGGGGAAACCTGGAGTTGCGCTTCGATGACGCGGCCGGCGGAGAACCGTTCCGCATGGTTTCCGGCGACGCCCCGGCGCGCACCATCGGTTTTGCCATCGAAAACCGATCCGGGGCGCCTGTTCACTGCGAAGTCCACCTGGTCGCCTCGGATGTCCTGGTGGATTTGGCGTCGCTGATCGAAAACAATCCCGAGCGCGACGTCTGGCGAATTGCCCCACTGTACAACACGGAGCCGCCGCCAAGGGAATACGAGATTTCCGTGCCCTCGGCCACCTTGCGATCCGGCGCGGATACTCTTCTGGGCGACGTGGCGCTGCCCGCCGGGGAATTCATTCCGATGATCTATGTGCTGGGGACTCCGGGCGAGAGGGCCGCGTCGCGCGCCGAATTCGACGTGTGGATTGGCAACAGCAACCTGTTTGGGCCGGAGTTGCGAAACCGCGAGGACCTTGGCGGATGGCATTGGGTCCGTTCGCAGCCGGTTGCCATTCCGGAAGGATTGTCCACGATTCCGATACGGGTGGAGGCGAGGCCCAACCCAGGCCTGCCGGAAAGTTATGTGAACATCGGTTGGCTGGCCCTGATCAAAACCACGCGCATGAAGGACATGCGGCCCGAAAGCCCCGTTTGTACGGCATGGCCCGGAGAAATCGTCGTGCCGGCCCGGCAAACCTACCGCGCAAGGGTCGAAATTGAGGCCGATATCCCCCGTGTGGACATTTGGGTCTATGAACACGGCGAAGACGGACGCGCCTACCGGATTTTCAGACTGTTGCAATGA
- a CDS encoding decaprenyl-phosphate phosphoribosyltransferase, producing the protein MIGTIVKALRVYQWSKNLLVFAALLFAQQLQIPAQCLRSVIAFAAFCAASSAIYLFNDLMDIENDRAHPEKCTRPLASGALGTGTAKAMIAALLAAAAVLALQLNLRFCAILAFYVVLIILYSLVLKRLVIVDVMVVAIGFVIRAMAGAIALSVTFSNWLVVCTMFLALFLGFSKRRHEIQFLNDGATDHRPVLLHYTIPYLDSLNILVAGATLITYTIYTCSPEVVLRLGTDKLYLTLPFVVYGLFRYLYLVQQHLDGGDPSNSLVKDKPLAATVLLWGMACTGIIYWKAAIHWWRLTL; encoded by the coding sequence ATGATCGGTACGATAGTCAAAGCCCTTCGCGTCTATCAGTGGTCGAAGAACCTGCTGGTGTTCGCGGCGCTTCTATTCGCGCAGCAACTCCAAATTCCGGCCCAATGTCTACGAAGCGTCATTGCCTTTGCGGCGTTCTGCGCGGCATCGAGCGCGATCTATCTGTTCAACGATCTCATGGACATCGAAAACGATCGGGCGCATCCCGAAAAATGCACGCGCCCGCTGGCCAGCGGCGCCTTGGGCACGGGAACGGCGAAAGCGATGATTGCGGCGCTTCTGGCGGCGGCGGCCGTGCTGGCCCTGCAACTCAACCTGAGGTTCTGCGCGATTCTGGCCTTCTACGTCGTGCTTATCATCCTGTACAGCCTTGTATTGAAACGGCTTGTCATCGTGGACGTGATGGTGGTCGCGATCGGTTTCGTGATTCGCGCAATGGCCGGGGCAATCGCCCTGTCGGTGACCTTTTCGAACTGGCTGGTCGTCTGCACGATGTTTCTTGCGCTTTTCCTTGGATTCAGCAAGCGCAGACATGAGATACAGTTCCTGAATGACGGCGCTACCGACCACCGTCCGGTGCTTTTGCATTACACGATTCCTTACCTGGATTCGCTGAATATCCTCGTCGCGGGGGCCACGCTCATCACCTATACCATTTACACCTGCTCGCCGGAGGTCGTGTTGCGGCTGGGCACGGACAAACTCTATCTCACGCTGCCCTTCGTGGTCTACGGACTGTTCCGGTATCTGTATCTTGTGCAGCAACACCTCGACGGAGGCGATCCGAGCAATTCGCTGGTAAAAGACAAGCCGCTGGCCGCCACGGTGCTGCTGTGGGGCATGGCGTGCACCGGAATCATCTATTGGAAAGCGGCTATTCACTGGTGGAGGCTGACGCTGTGA